A single Hippocampus zosterae strain Florida chromosome 1, ASM2543408v3, whole genome shotgun sequence DNA region contains:
- the leprotl1 gene encoding leptin receptor overlapping transcript-like 1 isoform X1 — translation MLQVPTHSVADARRSCCHLARLLCDDPLSREMAGIKALITLSFGGAIGLMFLMLGCALPVYDKYWPLFLLFFYILSPLPYCISRRVVDDTDSASNACKELAIFLTTGIVISAFGLPIVFARAEVIAWGACALVSTGNIVIFATILGFFLVFGSNDDFSWQQW, via the exons ATGCTCCAGGTTCCGACGCATTCTGTAGCGGATGCGAGGAGGAGTTGTTGTCATCTGGCCCGGCTGTTGTGTGACGATCCTTTGTCCAGGGAGATGGCGGGGATTAAAG CTCTCATCACGCTGTCCTTCGGAGGGGCCATCGGTCTCATGTTCCTCATGCTGGGATGTGCCCTCCCTGTGTATGA CAAATACTGGCCActgttcctcctcttcttctacaTCCTCTCGCCCCTCCCATACTGCATCTCGCGGCGGGTCGTGGACGACACCGACTCAGCCAGCAATGCCTGTAAAGAGCTGGCCATATTCCTCACGACGGGCATCGTCATCTCAGCTTTTGGCCTGCCCATCGTCTTTGCGCGAGCTGAAGTC ATTGCTTGGGGGGCGTGTGCGCTCGTCTCGACGGGCAATATCGTCATTTTTGCAACCATCCTGGGCTTCTTTCTCGTCTTCGGATCTAACGACGACTTTAGCTGGCAGCAGTGGTAA
- the leprotl1 gene encoding leptin receptor overlapping transcript-like 1 isoform X2 yields the protein MSHDQIQKMALITLSFGGAIGLMFLMLGCALPVYDKYWPLFLLFFYILSPLPYCISRRVVDDTDSASNACKELAIFLTTGIVISAFGLPIVFARAEVIAWGACALVSTGNIVIFATILGFFLVFGSNDDFSWQQW from the exons atgtcacatgaccaaatccAGAAGATGG CTCTCATCACGCTGTCCTTCGGAGGGGCCATCGGTCTCATGTTCCTCATGCTGGGATGTGCCCTCCCTGTGTATGA CAAATACTGGCCActgttcctcctcttcttctacaTCCTCTCGCCCCTCCCATACTGCATCTCGCGGCGGGTCGTGGACGACACCGACTCAGCCAGCAATGCCTGTAAAGAGCTGGCCATATTCCTCACGACGGGCATCGTCATCTCAGCTTTTGGCCTGCCCATCGTCTTTGCGCGAGCTGAAGTC ATTGCTTGGGGGGCGTGTGCGCTCGTCTCGACGGGCAATATCGTCATTTTTGCAACCATCCTGGGCTTCTTTCTCGTCTTCGGATCTAACGACGACTTTAGCTGGCAGCAGTGGTAA
- the srp72 gene encoding signal recognition particle subunit SRP72 — protein sequence MASAGPPTAALWTEVNRCGQNGDYTRALKALTKILQANREDVTALHCKIVCLIQNGTFKEALNVMNTHNKILGSELVFEKAYCEYRLNRVESSLKTIESAPAQTDKLKELYGQVLYRLERYDECKSVYTDLIRNSQDEYEEERKTNLAAVMAAMSQWEKAPLEDLGLPESTYELCYNASCMLIGQGQLTEAFNTLQQAEELCRLSLAEDTDITEEDIESELAVIHSQMAYVMQLQGRTDEALQLYNQVIKLKPSDVGLLAVTANNIITINKDQNVFDSKKKVKLTNAEGVEYKLAKKQLRTIEFNKALLAMYTNQADQCRKLSSGLQTQNPGHPRPVLIQVAQLCREKQHSKAVELLQQFSDQHPESASGIKLTMAQLYLAQGHVTKACDVLRSIDEFKHKAGMVSALVSMYSHEEDIDGAIDVFRQAIQHYQSVQPGSTAHLALVREAANFKLKYGRKKEAISDLEQLWKQNPKDIHTLAQLISAYSLVDTDKAKSLSKHLPSADTMSFKVDVDELENSHGATYVRKKAAKVAGENLPKEEGQGDIKKKKKKKKGKLPKNCDPKATPDPERWLPMRERSYYRGKKKGKKKEQIGKGTQGATAGASSELDASKTVSSPPTSPRPGSASGSAPTNVVPPRQQKPASSGATRKKAPQKKKKSGKGGW from the exons ATGGCGAGCGCGGGGCCACCCACGGCCGCACTGTGGACCGAAGTGAACCGGTGCGGACAGAATGGAGATTACACGAGAGCCTTGAAAGCGCTTACAAAAA TTTTGCAAGCAAACAGGGAAGATGTGACAGCCCTTCACTGTAAAATCGTGTGCCTTATCCAGAATGGCACCTTCAAGGAGGCTTTAAATGtcatgaacacacacaacaaGATCCTCGGCAG CGAGCTCGTGTTTGAGAAAGCATATTGCGAGTACCGTTTGAACAGAGTGGAGAGCTCTCTGAAGACCATCGAAAGTGCTCCCGCGCAGACGGACAAGCTGAAGGAGCTCTATGGTCAAGTG TTGTACAGACTAGAGCGCTACGACGAGTGCAAGTCAGTCTACACTGATCTGATCAGGAACTCCCAGGACGAGTATGAAGAGGAGCGCAAGACCAACCTCGCGGCTGTTATGGCTGCCATGAGCCAGTGGGAGAAGGCGCCGTTG GAAGATTTAGGCCTTCCCGAGTCAACGTACGAGCTGTGCTACAATGCCTCCTGCATGCTGATTGGCCAGGGTCAGCTGACTGAAGCGTTTAATACGCTTCAACAAGCTGAAG AGCTTTGCCGGCTGTCATTGGCTGAAGATACG GACATAACCGAGGAGGACATTGAGTCGGAGCTGGCCGTCATCCATTCTCAAATGGCGTATGTGATGCAGTTGCAAGGTCGGACAGACGAGGCGCTCCAGCTCTACAATCAGGTCATTAAGCTCAA GCCTTCAGATGTGGGCCTGCTGGCTGTGACAGCCAACAACATCATTACAATAAATAAG GACCAAAACGTGTTTGACTCCAAGAAGAAAGTGAAGCTGACAAACGCAGAAGGGGTCGAATACAAACTGGCCAAAAAGCAGCTACGGACCATCGAATTCAACAAAGCCCTGCTGGCCATGTACACTAACCAG gCTGACCAGTGCAGAAAGCTGTCCTCTGGTCTTCAAACTCAGAACCCGGGTCATCCGCGACCTGTCCTGATCCAGGTGGCTCAACTGTGCAGGGAGAAGCAGCACAGCAAAGCGGTCGAGTTGCTCCAG CAATTTTCAGATCAGCATCCGGAAAGCGCGTCAGGCATCAAACTGACAATGGCACAGCTCTATTTAGCTCAAG GTCATGTCACAAAAGCCTGCGATGTCCTCAGGTCAATTGATGAGTTCAAGCATAAAGCGGGCATG GTGTCTGCTCTGGTGTCCATGTACTCGCACGAAGAAGACATCGATGGCGCAATTGACGTTTTTCGACAAGCTATTCAGCACTACCAGTCCGTACAG CCAGGATCCACGGCACACTTGGCTCTGGTGCGCGAAGCTGCCAATTTCAAACTGAAGTACGGCCGTAAAAAGGAAGCCATTAGTGATCTGGAGCAGCTGTGGAA GCAAAACCCGAAGGACATTCACACACTGGCGCAACTCATCTCCGCCTACTCTCTGGTGGACACGGACAAAGCCAAATC CCTGAGCAAGCACCTCCCTTCAGCGGATACCATGTCCTTCAAGGTGGACGTTGATGAGCTGGAGAACTCACACGGAGCCACGTACGTCAGGAAAAAGGCAGCCAAAGTGGCAGGAGAAAATCTTCCTAAAGAAGAAGG aCAAGGTGatattaaaaagaagaagaagaaaaaaaagg GTAAACTACCGAAGAACTGTGACCCCAAAGCCACCCCTGACCCAGAGAGATGGCTGCCTATGAGGGAACGCTCCTATTACCGCGGAAAGAAGAAGGGGAAGAAGAAGGAGCAGATCGGGAAAGGCACGCAGGGGGCCACGGCAGGGGCCTCGTCAGAGCT GGATGCCAGCAAGACCGTCAGCAGTCCACCGACGTCCCCTCGACCGGGATCGGCATCCGGCTCGGCCCCCACCAACGTAGTCCCTCCGCGACAGCAGAAACCCGCGTCCTCTGGGGCCACGCGCAAGAAGgcaccacagaagaagaaaaagagcggTAAAGGAGGATGGTAG
- the LOC127597190 gene encoding snRNA-activating protein complex subunit 1-like: MPRMPPKYADNFYEPLTEDVETFLGRFQHIDSVRLERFTALWRDARFSDVFLGIPSMSEMRRFCRVAMATAVKYFLPPYCYQVRVGGLYLMFAFYHTQLATPPVRVRLPLRDWDDVQKFLQDSIACRHLDVIYVYRKLVSVKAMEYTAMPHLLVFQRPKKAKEQRACAGMLARVTAVQELLTEDYLEEVANVQNHYHKIKSQLVEVSLQATVTHADFALRLQDASGEFLKWQQKTLNQTKDTREDEDKPTEQEERHSRVALLASIKKRGYRRSQGGSKYQRHSQEEEEEEEAVPAAAAEDSSSSALELQGPDKNNKALSLRARTWKALGKNLDKSELQTWLLSAPDQERVPLRRKNRQGRYNQ, from the exons ATGCCTCGCATGCCTCCCAAATATGCCGACAACTTCTACGAGCCTCTCACAGAGGACGTGGAAACTTTCCTCGGCCGCTTCCAGCATATCGATTCGGTCCGCTTGGAGCGCTTCACGGCCCTGTGGAGGGACGCCCGCTTCTCGGACGTCTTCCTGGGCATCCCCAGCATGAGCGAGATGAGGCGCTTCTGCCGCGTGGCCATGGCCACGGCCGTCAAGTACTTCCTGCCGCCTTACTGCTACCAGGTGCGGGTCGGCGGTCTGTACTTGATGTTCGCCTTCTACCACACGCAGCTCGCCACCCCACCGGTGAGGGTCCGCCTGCCTCTCCGAGACTGGGACGACGTGCAGAAGTTCTTACAGGACTCCATCGCCTGCAGACACCTGGACGTGATTTACGTTTACCGGAAGCTGGTTTCTGTCAAGGCGATGGAATACACGGCCATGCCGCATTTGCTCGTTTTCCAGCGGCCGAAGAAAGCCAAAGAGCAGAGGGCGTGCGCCGGAATGCTGGCTCGGGTCACCGCGGTGCAGGAGCTGCTAACCGAGGACTACCTGGAGGAGGTCGCCAACGTCCAGAACCACTACCACAAGATCAAAAGCCAGCTGGTGGAG GTCAGCCTCCAGGCCACGGTGACCCATGCCGACTTTGCCTTGCGCCTTCAAGACGCTTCAGGCGAGTTCCTCAAATGGCAGCAAAAAACCTTGAACCAAACAAAAGACACCCGCGAGGATGAGGACAAGCCCACCGAGCAGGAGGAACGCCACAGTCGGGTTGCCCTGCTGGCCTCCATCAAGAAGAGGGGCTACAGGCGAAGTCAGGGGGGCTCCAAGTATCAGAGGCAcagccaggaggaggaggaggaggaggaggcggtgccGGCTGCGGCTGCGGAGGATTCATCCAGCTCGGCGCTTGAGCTGCAGGGTCCTGACAAGAATAACAAGGCCCTGTCGCTGAGGGCCCGCACGTGGAAGGCTCTTGGGAAAAACTTGGACAAGTCAGAGTTGCAGACGTGGCTCCTCAGCGCCCCGGACCAGGAGAGGGTGCCATTGAGACGGAAGAACCGCCAGGGGCGCTACAATCAATAG
- the atoh8 gene encoding transcription factor atoh8, whose translation MKDPHPLTNNWIQSPCKDSVITPMQSSHKKFKRKSREPKKLFSGFEPDRMKAYTLDASEGDLLEDAHVKPCDVNGLAPLHRHLTVSRETNAAGVVSGVPGITVAPPPQSGALDMRIGSAIASKLSQLPTSPFANPEIIHWPAAISQPLSSRFKPGTRATFPVVTSSGDIRSLSPNPPTFSTEPSMSGQTTARPVSQTSLNSQGHEHGELQGHSPKESSRKRMGTSADGAGRLPEVKAIQQTRRLLANARERTRVHTISAAFEALRKQVPCYSYGQKLSKLAILRIACNYILSLAQLAELDYSPDRGSQSFSQCVEQCTRTLQAEGRSKKRKVGRTPEDV comes from the exons ATGAAGGACCCTCATCCACTGACCAATAACTGGATCCAATCCCCCTGCAAAGACTCAGTGATTACGCCTATGCAAAGCTCTCACAAGAAGTTCAAAAGAAAATCTCGTGAGCCGAAAAAACTTTTCAGTGGGTTTGAACCCGACAGGATGAAAGCATACACGCTGGACGCATCGGAAGGGGACTTGCTGGAGGACGCTCACGTGAAGCCTTGCGACGTCAACGGGTTGGCTCCGCTCCACAGACACCTCACGGTGTCACGTGAGACCAACGCCGCCGGGGTGGTTTCGGGAGTGCCCGGCATCACGGTCGCACCGCCGCCGCAGAGCGGCGCTCTGGACATGAGGATCGGGAGCGCCATCGCTTCCAAACTTTCTCAGTTACCCACCTCTCCGTTCGCCAATCCAGAGATCATCCACTGGCCCGCGGCCATATCTCAGCCCCTCTCAAGCAGATTCAAACCAGGAACCCGCGCCACCTTCCCCGTGGTGACGTCGTCCGGCGACATTCGCAGCCTTTCACCCAACCCCCCGACCTTCTCCACGGAACCATCAATGTCGGGCCAAACTACGGCTCGGCCCGTCTCTCAAACGTCTCTGAACTCTCAAGGCCACGAGCACGGAGAGCTTCAGGGTCACTCTCCCAAG GAGTCTTCAAGGAAGCGGATGGGAACGAGTGCAGACGGAGCCGGACGTCTGCCGGAGGTCAAAGCCATTCAGCAGACAAGGAGGCTCCTAGCAAACGCCCGTGAGAGAACCCGGGTCCACACCATCAGTGCGGCCTTCGAGGCCTTGAGGAAACAG GTGCCTTGCTACTCTTATGGGCAGAAGCTATCCAAGTTAGCGATATTACGGATAGCGTGCAACTACATCCTGTCCCTGGCTCAGTTGGCCGAGCTGGACTACAGTCCCGACCGCGGCAGTCAAAGCTTCTCTCAGTGTGTGGAGCAGTGCACTAGGACCCTGCAGGCTGAGGGTCGCAGCAAGAAGAGGAAG